Sequence from the Cucumis sativus cultivar 9930 chromosome 1, Cucumber_9930_V3, whole genome shotgun sequence genome:
CTGTTTTTCCTGTGTGTAATTTCCAGATTGATAAACTATCAATCTTACTTTCAATCTGTAACTTCTTttaccaaattaaataaagaacaacTATACTAGTGTTctatcaaattggtatcagagcctttTCACCTGGGAAGCAGAAAGACGTTGGCACAGTAACGAATGGAAGAGAAGTTGGAAGTCTTTGACCAAGAAATTTTCGGACTGTGAGTGGAACTTCATAAGTTACTGATGATTGAGGAAAAGCTAGTGTCCTTGGCTAAGAGTATCGAACGACTGGGAATTTAGGTAGAAACATGTACAAAATCAATTGTAGGGGAAGGATTGTTGAATAGAACGCTGGTGATTGATGGTACTATTGCCGGAGGGGGCACGCCGATGACGGAAACTGTGAATGCAGATAATGCAAATACATCCGAAGGTAATGAGAACTCCAGcgatcataacaaatttaagaaattcGAAATGCCAATATTAAGTGGAACCAATCCGGATTTGTGGCTATTCAAAGCTGACCAGTACTTTCAGATTCACAAGCTGACTGACTTGGAGAAATTGACTGTCGTGGTGATTAGTTTCAACGGGGCTGCATTGGATTGGTATCGTTCTCAAGAAGAGCATGAGTCGTTTGTGAATTGGGCGAATTTGAAGAATAGGATGTTAATTCGTTTCTAACTAGTAGTTGAATTATCCATCAATTCGGTGGTTGGTTTAACTAACGCAAGCACCATGAACATGAAGGGAAAGATTAATGATCAAGTAATGGTAGTTTTGGTTGATTGTGGTGCAACCCacaatttttatatgaaaaattggtTTCGTTATTGTAGTTAATGAAGGAGGAGACATCTAATTGTGGTGTGATTTTGGGATCCGGCACAACTGTGAAAGGGAGGGGAATCtgtaaaaatgttgaattggTGATTGGAGAGTGAAAGGTGGTTGCAACTTCCTACCCTTGGAGTTAGGCGGGTGGACTTGATTCTCTGAATGCAATGGTTACAATCATTGGGAGTTACTGAAAAAGATTGGTGAAATGTGAAACCGCAAAATTTCTTAAACCTTTGGAATTTGTTAAGATTAGTCAAGGacaagagaaattaaaatttataggaAAAGGGAGtaaaaatacttgaaaagATTAAGATTTTAAGGTATAGGTTtaagtaaaagagaaaagttgaaaattttggctaaGTGTTTTTGGGCATTTAGAGGTTAGGTTAGGCGGCAAAGGAAGGCCAAATAACCTCTAAATGGTTTTTGATGGGCGGCAAAAGAAGGTAGAAAACCTCTAAGCATAGGCATTTGGACAAGCTTAGGCGTTTAGACATGGACTGGGCAGCCAAAAATATGGTAAATAACCTCTAAAGGTGATGCTTAGGCGTTTGGATGGCTAGGCGAGAAGACATTGGAGGTTAGCTAGGCGTTTGAGACTTGTTGGGCAGCAAGACAACACAAAGAAAGCTATCTGTTGTTAGGTTAGCTAGGCAGCCAAGGCTATGCATTGAGAGGTTAGGCGGCCAAGGTAAGGCTACGTGAGATGGTTATAGTCATGGAGGTTAGCTTGGTGTTTTGGACAATAACGTGGCATGATTAAGGCATTCAGTTTAAGGAATAATCCAAGTATCTTAATCATGTTAACATGCATTTTGAGGTGGAGATGAAGTTTGAGGTGTCTTAAAGAAGTTTAAGGGTAGATGAAGTGTCAAGTCATTCTCATGCAAGGATTCCTATAAATAGGCAACTTCACTTAAGAGTTCTTCACTATTCACTTCGCTCGTGCAAAATTACTCAAATTGGTCTTGAAAGTTCAGAAATTGTGTCTAGTTTATGAGAGAAGGCTgccattcaatttgaaatcaagaaGGTTGATGTTTTGGTTAAGCAAAGACGAGAAGGTCAATTTCAGGAGAATCTGAGCAAGGTGCATTCACAGAGGGCTATAAAACTTGTTTCTTGGAGTTTTGCtctgaaattttgaggtaagAAAGTTAAGTCATTTTAGAacaactttgtagaaggaagttttgtcaaaagagttatggattgtaagttattaattttcaaagtcGGGTCATGTATTTTGGACGAAAAATGTTGTTCTGGGCAGTGGGTCAATGTCATGCATGCTAGGCGAGATGGACTTGGCATTTTGGTCATAGAGGTTATTTTGAGGTTTGCAACAAGGTCATGGCACAACAGAGCAGTAAGACATGCGTTCAGGTTATGCGCATGACTTGTGAAAAGAGGTTAGGAGGCGGCAAGCTGCACATCACCACGCAGACAAGGACACGCGGTGGGCGATGATGTGCGGCCTTGCGCTCGCGTTGACCCTCATTGCGAGGTTAGTATGCGGCATACACCCCTCATTGTAAGGTTAGCACGCAAGGCCCCTAGGCCATGCGCTCGGCCAGCCCCATCCACTATGTCGTTGGGCATTGTTGGGCTGTTTTCGGGCTATTTTGGGCTGTCATGgtatttttgacaaatttaagggaaattttggatattttcatGATTAAAGGACTAATTATggaataaatatgaattttcaGATCAAGGAAGCTTTAGAGGAATTTTCCCGACCAAGGATCTGTACAAGAATTGTGAgtggaaaatgattttattaaaagtgatttaaaGCTTGTTTTAAGGCATGATTTATGAATGATTTATGTTAAATGTTTAAGCTATTTATGAATTGTTTTCAAGCATGTAATTGTTTAAAGTATTTATGCAAGATCACTGTTATTGAGGTTATGTTTGAggattattgaaaatgaattaaggGTTTCTAATTGCAAAAGGATTTAAGGTTTAtggtttcaaaatgttttatcGGAACCAAGCTATCTCAAAATTACTCGTTACGAGGCTTACTTAAAATTTCCTCGTACGAGGCAGGAATAAATTACTCGTCACGGGGCATGCTTAAAATTTACTCTTGACGGGGTAGGATTAAATTACTCGTAACAGGGTAGGATCGGAGACGGTATCGAGCAATCTCTACCGCCTCCTAGAAGTAGATGCTTGGGTTTTGAGCAGGAAAAACCAGGATTTTTGTTACTGTTTTCCTCATGTTTTAAGGTTTAAGCTATCATGACTGATTTATTGTTTACTGTTCAAAGAATTTCTGAAGCATTATTTCaatctttcttttgaaatcGAAACTGATGCTTCTGGATTTGGAATTGGTGCTGTTTTAATTCAGGCAAGGAGACCTATTGCATATTTTAGCCATACACTATCCTTAAAAGAGATCGAGCAAAACCAGTTTACGAGAGGGAACTAATGACTGTTTGTTGGCTGTACAAAGATGGAGACCATACCtacttggaagaaagtttgtggTGAAAACTGATTAATGTTCTTTGAAGTTTCTGTTAGAGCAATGTGTGACATAACCTCAACATCAAAAGTGGATAGCTAAGCTGCTTGGCTACACTTTCAAAGTAATTTATAAACCGGGATTGGAGGGCATTCTGAGTTTGTGATGACTTACAAATGTTTGAAGGGTGAATTATATTGGGATGGTATCAAAAGGGATGTTAAAGAATATTGTGATGAGCGTTTGATTTGTCAACGGAACAAAACCTTGGCTTTGTCTCCAACCGGGTTATTAATGCCACTGGAAATTCCAGAGGTTGTGTGGAGTGATATAtctatggattttattgaagGATTATCCAAAACGGCAGGATTCGAGGTAATTTTCGTCGCGGTGGATCAATTGAGTAAATATGCACATTTTATAGCATTAAATCACCCATACACTGCTAAATTGTGTTGTGGTTAGATTACATGGATATCCTAAGTACATTGTGTTAGATAGGTACAAGGTTTTCCTTATTAATTTTTGGAGATAGATGTTCAGATTATCTGGTACCAAACTCAATAGAAGCTCGGCATACCATCCTCAATCTGATTGACAAACAAAAGCTGTTAATCGGAGTGTAGAGGTTTATCTAGTTGTTTATGGGGTGAGAAGCCTAAGGAGTGGATTAATTGGCTATACTGGACTGAGTATTGGTATAATACCACGTATCAGAGGGCGATCGGAATTACACCATTTCAGGCTGTTTATGGCCGTGCACCACCGCCCTTGATCTCTTATGGGGAGGCTGAAACATCTAATTCCACCCTTGACCAGCATCTTAGGGAAAGAGGTGTAGCATTAGCAGCATTGAAGGAACATCTCAAATTGGCCtaggagaaaatgaagaaggcTGCTGATTCAAAACGAGGAGATGTAGAGTTCCAAGTTGGTGATTTAGTACTTTTGAAGCTTCGTCCATATTGAGAAGTGTCtttgagaaagaagagaaatgagAAGTTGTCTCCGTAGTAGTTTGGGCCATATATGTTGATTGCACAGATTGGGCAAATAGCTTATAAGCTGGAACTTCCACCAGCAGCTGCCATACACCCTGTATTTCATGTCTCTCAATTAAAGAAGGTGGTTGGAGAACATAAGGAAGTGCACCAGTTGATTCCTTATATTTTGGAAGGCCATGAATGGGTTACTACACCAGAAGAAGTGCTGGATTATCAAAAAAATCCTACAACAGGTGTGTGGGAAGTCCTGATCAGTTGGAAGGGTCTGTTGCCTCACAAAGCAATGTGGGAGAACTGTGATGATTTTCAGAAGCAATTTCCGACGGACAAGGTGGTTTTGGAGGGGGGAAGTAATGTTAGACCTCCgatattatttacttatagtaggagaaagaagaaggagaagtcAACAGTGTATCTTTGATGCTATCTTTACAGTTGTTTAGTCTTACAGTTTTTAGGAAGGATAGGGTAGTTTTAAAGGGTTAGGTGGAGTTATTTTGGTCTGTAGGCTGTGGATCCTTGAGAGGAGGAGTAAAGAGTGGTTTGTTCTAGCTTTCTTACTGTATTTTGTGTGTGTAATTTCCAGATTGATAAACTATCAATCTTACTTTCAATCTGTAACTTCTTTTAccaaattgaataaagaacAACTATACTAGTGTTCTATCAGTATAAATCCAGAATAAATTAGACATGTCATATAACCTGCAGGATAAGTGCACTTCTCTTTGAGCATTTTATAGACACAGTTCTTCAGTTTTTAAGTGCCtgcatatttttattttatatactatgatagtagtttaatttttttttacttagtCTTAATGCTTATTCGcccaataattaataattagttcTAGGAAGGAGAGGAACAACCAACCACCTCTTCAACAAAAACGAAGATCTTTTGACAGcttttttaacttattatcTTTGCTATGTCTTGGtgcatctttctttctttagctCTTTTAACCTTGCATCCTTTTTGACCAATTGGAGAAATCTCTTGCAACTCCATTGCCTTAGGTTATTGCCCTTCTTTTGATACAccaatgaaatttgtttcttatcaaaggaagaaaaagaatgttagatacctagatttaGATAGCGCTAAGGGTAGTTAGTTATATAAAGCAGTTagatggttataaatagggAGTTGGGGAGGAAAGAAAGGCATGAAGAATTTGGTGAAGAAATAGGGCTGCAACAGtccttgaaagagaggaagggcAGAGGGTTAGAATTATTTTACTTgttcttttacttcttttatattgtaatttctgTTGAAGgtatcaataaaatagaaacactatatcagtgttctatcacaTATACTTAAAATCAGGtaataatttatgattttagtttatttattacGACCTTAGTTGAGCAGGATCTGTTCTATAGGTTGTACAACTGTGtccttgaaaagaaaatattagtttatgtATTTGCAAGAAGTATGGGACTTTTGATTAATGGGCAAAAATAGAagtttctccattttcttcccatttATAGGTAAGACCTTCATATTTTACATATGAACTGATTGAGTGAGCTAGAGATTTTGTTCTCCCTTCCCCTCTGATGGCTACCAAATCGACAAATGCTGCCCTTGTTAAATCATAAATGATGCTAAACGCTCTGCCAATGGGTTGctgtaattttaattatacaaaCATGATAACACAAGTTTATAGTCACTATTGTCAAAATGTTCTCACTATACCTACAGCAGGGTCTTCTTTGGCCATTCACTGATTAGAATTTAATGTGGGACTAGGAGAAAGATGTACCTCTAATTCAGATCGATATATTTGCAGTTCTTTCCATTGCTGCTAAAGCTGATTGCGTGGAATGGAGAAAAGTAAGTTGTTATACACGattgtttttgttcaaattctattttctcaaatgtttttatttttgttatttttaatgaatgagcttctattttctcaaatgttttttttttgttatttttaatggATGAGCAAGTTTTAGAAATACAAACTTAGGTCGATGGTCAGAATTTTTTGTAGATCTTTTCTTGGCAATTGCTTAACTTGATGTAATTTGTGGACGGGAGCTAATTGGTGCAGTTGCTTGGTTGCAGATTAGAGAAACCATTTTTGAAAATCTTTCCAGCATTGATTTCTCCTGGGTCTTTTCTTCCGCTGTTTCCATCTCTCATGGATTTCCCTAGTGAGTTCAAGCTCCTGGGTCCTTCCttctgccttttttttttgtttccattcaTGTAGTCATGCTATTTGATtccaaatttcaacttttgttgGTTATTGATTTCAGTATTGGTAGTTGCATTGGAAAAGGTAGAGCGTTGCTCTGGATCACTAGTTGGAAACAGCATTGCTTCAATCCAGAAGAGTAAAGCTCCTGAGGTTTTATCAGAATTCAGATTCCCAAATAGCCCATGGATAAAAGTCTAATTCATGACATGATATAATCCTCATGTTATATTTGTTACAGATGCTACTTGCACTCATGGATGAGGCTTACACTGGTTCAACCATCGGGGATGGAGGAGGAGACTCTGAATCTGAGGATAGCAACACATTAGATGTTGCTGATCCTCTCTTCCTCGAACTTTTAAAGGATGAAAATGATGGTCTTTCGGTATGAGTTCCTTCTCTACGTCTGTATTCTGCATTTTAATAACTGGTTAACTGGAAAGATCATAGCACTTACAAAGGCTATATCATGGGAatacttcaatttaaaataagctCCACAAATAAGCTGCACTTACGTCTAAGCTCCATAATCTGTATATGGATATGTTCTGCAGACTGTCACGCGCACTAGTATTACATTCATAACCCATAATTGCTTGTTTAATTTGTGCATTGATCAACGTATTATTTGGAAATATTCCTTATGCAgctaattaaataagaaaacgACAGGGAAACCTAGCTAGACTGCTGATAAGGAGTATATCAATCTAAAATAATCGATCTAATTCggacaatatatattatccaACAATTCTAGATTGAATTTGAGTTCCAGATTATGCGGAATAAACAGTTTGTACCTTGCTAGCTTAAAAGAGTTGATAAACCAATCTAAGCTTTCAAGCAACAAGAATGATAGGAAGAGAGGTGATACTTGGTTTACATTGGTTCAAGCTACGTCCAGTTCTCCACTACTGACGCAGGTTCCACTAAAAATAATCAGGGAGAAATAGTACAAGTTGAAGAATGATTTCTCACTTTTCCCTCAAGAAAATGCTCACAAATCACTTGAACAAACCTTACAAAACTCTCAAATCTCAATGTAAcggaaagaaaattacagaaCACTTCTTTGTGCAAAATCAAGCTCTCGACACTCACTTCTTTTGGCAAAACGAGACTCATGGAGATGTTCTTCAAGTTTGCTTCCAATCTTtgcttttaaagaaaaaacccatCTTCCATATCCCTTCTTCATAATGATTCACCTCCATGTAAACCAATCAAATGACTTTTTGTGGGTTAAGCTTGCTTAAGCAATAAGTAAATGAAAATGGGTCTTGATCTTTTGGCCTCCATATTTCTTAACTACTGTTGACCAACtctaaaagtttgtttaaagCCGAATTTTATAGATTAAGATGGTAAGAAGTAAGAGCAAGTAAAGCTGAGAAGGAATTTGGACCCTCAATGGGGAAGGATGAAGTGAGATCATTGTCTATGGATACTATAGGCTTTTAAATGGCTTAAAAAATGCTGGACGGGCTTGGGAAACTTTCTTTTGCCTacgtaatttttcttttcgcTGGGTGGTAGAAACTTTTTAGTTTACTTAAATATTCTTTCAGGAACGACATTGGAATTCTCCTGGGATGACTGCAGTAATTCAGGCTGCATTAAATACTGCTCAATCAGATAGGCTGGAACAATTGCTGAACATGACTCCTCGGATTCTTGATGTCTACTTTTCTGTGGCACTGCGAGTGGTTAACAATTGTATGATCCTGCTTTttgatatttcatttaaattttggaatttctTGTCTACTGTAGTTTAatcttagattttttttttttgatatttacattttacctttctttttcagCATTAATCTGTGCATTGATTCCTTTGCTTATGTCAAGAAACTCAATATTGTTTCCCAACAAAGATTTCTCCTATAAGGTGTGCGTTGAATGTGATTTATGTTATGTTCTTCTTGTTGTTAGCTTTTATACATATAGGTATCACATTATGCTGACTTCAGTAGCTTTTAAttacatgtatatataatgCCGACCTGATTTATGATTCTGCTGATTGAGTAAGTGTTCTACCATTCTCGCCTCAAAAGGCTAGACAACCTGTGGCTGTTATAATTGAAAGTcacaagaaagaaataatacatAGATTTACATGGAAACCCTAGTCTGGGAGAAACCACAGTAGAgagttttcttattattttcttatgcaaCAAATGATACAAGGGGAGAAAAATAATGGGCAACAAGAGTCTaactaaaaaggaaagaataattAGGGTAacctaaattacaaaactacTCTTGGGCTTTCAACACACAACATGCTCGCTAGTTCTAACACTCCCCTCATGTTGGGACATAAATGTCAATAAAACCCAACTTGGTAACACATGAATCAAAACTCTGTCTGAGAAGTCCCTTGGTGAGAATATCAACAACTTGTTGACTTGAGGGAATGTAAGGAATGCATATGCTACCATTGTCTAGTCTTTCTTTAATAAAGTGTCCATCAATCTCATCATATTTGtttctatcatgttgaaccGGGTTGTTAGTGAAACTAATGACAACCTTATTATCGCAGAATAATTTCATAGGCACCTTCTAGTTCTTACGAAATTCAGATAGAACCTTCTGTAGCCAAATCTCCTCACATATTCCTAAACTCATGGCCTGTACTCAGCTTCATTACTGCTTCTGGCCAAAACCCCTTGCTTCTTACTCCTTCAAGTTACGAGATTGCCCCACACAAAAGTTACAGTACCAGAGGTGGATTTTCTATCAAGAATAAGCCCTGACCAGTTAGAATCAGTATAGGCCTCAATACACCTTCTGTCAGTCTTCCTAAACCCTTTATCAGGAATGGTTTTCAAATACCTTAGAATTCTGTTAACTACCTCCATGTGTTTCTTGTAAAGAGCCAGTTGTAGAGGAAATTCTGTTAGTTGCATTATCACCCCTAGTGTGAGGGCTCTAATACCAGTTGTAGAGATTCCAGCCTCTTTAAAGCAAGTCGGATATTCCCTCAGACTACAAGCAGCCTTCCCTATTAAAagatgaacaaaataaaacctagCTCCCAATCCCCATAAAGGCCCACTTTATACCTCACCTCTCATTAATTCCTCGCCTCAGGCCCCACTTTCACAATCTTTTCCTATTATTCTCTCATCATTTGCTGCTTGAGCTTTTACGTTCTTGCCTCTCTTTTTGTATGTATGGACAATAGGGGGCCTTACAGTAACTTCACAAGCTTAGATTCTGGTGgggaaaaaaatcttttaagaGTGAGGAGGTACCTTTTGTTGTAAGCTAGGATAGTAAAGAGGGAAAGAGAGACTGGAGAGTCACCTATTGGTGCCTGGGGTTTCCTCTTGATGTTTCTTTTCGTGTATTTCCATGCagataattttcaataatattttaatttttttatgaaaacctttgATACTTTTTAGAGGAATTATGGATAgcacaaaaattaaactatttacaaaatataggaAAACATTTAAATGGACTATAGAGAGTTGgatgaattttgctatattttgtaaatagtttcaatattttgctatttttgaaaatgctccttttgtttatttattttttttattataaaatagattGGGACTTGGGTCAAAGCCAATAGGTGattgttaaaatttttgaGTCTTTATGAGACTAGTTCAATCTTTTTAATTGACTTAGTTCTTTTCCCCTATAGACAATTTCGTTCTTACCAAATCTGGAAACCAATTGTATTGTTTCAATCTTTCTTGCCCTATTTTATctgcattttcaaattcttattccccatatatgatatatttgtatttgctTACCTTAAATCTATTGATAAAGATGATATTTCTTTCGTTGCGTAGTACATGGATTAACATTTGCAGATCATACTAGACTATGAGTTgagaatttgaacttttaggtCAATATTTATAGGTCCGTAAGAGGCTCCTAGAATTTATGCTTGCTGCATTTCAGCGGTCGCCTGCTTTCATTGCGCTTCTCAAGGTATTCTTGTACTTCTAATTTATTGGCTTTATGTTTTCGCTAGTTCATGATGATGTAACTTCTCATTAGTTTTTGTCCTTTCACTATCCCTTCCAAAGATAACTTTTGAAGTAAATCACAATTCTGATGGTCATTATTTACTACATCCATTATTGggtcatttatttttcatcatttatgGTGAATGTTTTGTCACTCTCAATGACGGTAACTGAGATATTATTTAGGCTAACTGGTAAGGGGTTCTATCCTCTAGAAGGAAGTATGCATAATGGTATTTTATGCTCAACGCGCTGAGGTCTTATTATTGAATATCATTCTTTGAGCTTTATCAAatttctgttctttttttctcttttttttttttatgaaaaatacttctttttgcttttttgcAGAAGCCTATAATGGACCGTCTTGGAGAAGCTTATGAGAATCCTGCCAAGGTTGTTTAAATCTATTGTATAgtacaataaaacaaatagatGCAACAACTGCTTCTGTTTGTTGAATTTCTTCCTCGTTTTCTTTCTAGACTGAACTGGCATTGCAATTGTGTTGGGCGATTGGAGAACATGGCGGGGGTGGCAGATCTCACAAAGATGCAGCACGTGAACTTTTTGAAAGCTTAGAGTTGCTTTTATATGAAAATCTTTTATCTAGGTATGCTTTATTGAAACTAcctttacatttttgttttagaactTCCAACTTTTAATCTGTTGCATAccttttgtttgtttccatAGTCGTCTAGGTTTGAGACAGGACTCGGGTGATAATTCCAGTGGTGAAAGCTTCAGAAGGTCATCACAGTCAAGACTTCTATGTTTTGTTATTACAGCAATTGCAAAACTTGCAACGTACCACCGCGAATTACTTCCGAGAGCGCGAGTCTCACTGGGAAAGGTTTGTTTCTTAGCATTTAGCATGACCTATAAAAACTTCGGCTGACTTATCTCAATGTCTTGTTCTTGCATCGagccaaaacaaaaaaaaataatgttctAAAGCATTTCTCCCTTTTACTTTATGCTCCTAGATAAGGCAAAAATGCGTTATTGACACTACCGAACTAAATTTTGCACGAACAGGTAGCTCGGTCTCGAACCTCAGATTCCAGGGTCTGGACTCGGGCTCACGATTATTTAGGACTATTGAGTGACCCTGGAGTTTCTTTGTCCATTTTGGGGCCTTCAAAACCTGCCATTGAAGATTCACACAACCCAGGCACTGTCGATTGGAGTCAAGGCAGAACTAAGATGGTTGCACACATTCCATTTTACATTCTCCGCGAACAAGAAGGTATTTGCTCTATGCCTTCTTTCATCCCCTCTCTCGTCTTCTTCTCCTTGTGTTTTCTTATAAAGAAGTTGATACATTGAATTCTCTAAGCTCCAGAATATAGAATAAAGATGAAAGATAAgggaaaaaattatgaaagtaACCATCACCATATGTGGATTATGTTTGCatatatttatcatatatTGATACGATGTAATAAACCATACATATTAAATCTATTTTGCAGGTCCTCCTTTCCATGATTTCTCATTTTCAGATATTCTTCCAAGGAGATGATGAACCCTGATGTAGCATAGAGCAATAATGTCTCATTTTCAAGCTTTTGCTCCTCTCAATATCATCATCAGTCTGAATGTTCCTGATCAGCACCCCCCGAGCTACCGAACAATTCATCATCGAGTAGTTCATCTTGAGGTATTGTGCCTTGTAGGATGTTCAAAGTTGAGCTTTCACATGAGAAATTGCTTACGGattttctccttttaattCGATTTCCATTCTCCCCACTGATCAAGGAAAAGGGGTGAAACctatttgtaaattattacataaacagcttgaaagttgaaagttgaaagttgaaagGCACCTATTTCATGCTATATCTTTGGCTGTCACCTTCAAAATATAGCCGTACTTGTTGCCCTAAGATCTGaaaaaacatgttttcataCCAATCACCAAATATGGCAATGGCAATTATTACAGTTTCTTATTCAAAATTGTTGAATATTGAAAGCCCCTTTGATTGAGGCAACAGTTTCAGTCATAATTCTATGCATTGAAACCATTGATTGAAAAGGCACTCTTTGAGTTACTGAATGATCAATGATGTTGAGAGCAACTGTTAGAATGCTTCCATCAGCTACATCTTCCTCACCATTCATTCTTGGACTATCTGGAAGGATTGCGAAGCCAGAAGGCAAGATAGCCACGTAATCTGGGTTTCCTCCACGTAAGACCACTGCCATTGCGTAGATATCAACAGGTGCAAAGACTACATAGGACCCCGATTCGTCGAAGAAACTCTCTTGCAGGTAAAAGATCTCAATTCGTCTCGGTGCTGACTGCAAATTTGGGAAGTTTTCTAGTTATAGTTTTGAACAGCTAAAAGTACTGGTGTGtagaaaaaagttgaagcAACAAACTTACATTCACTTGAATTATGGACACTCGGTTTCTTGAATCGGTGCCATTGATGATGCAAGAAAGTTCTGTAATGACATGACCATATGAAAGGATGTCCCACtgcacaatatatatatagtgaaaGTTGATTCGAATTAGTAGATCTTGATTACTACATGttgtaaatgaaaacaatttatatcttagttcaattttatataacCATGATTCATTGTAATTTggatataatatttttgtttagtatCATGACTTCATTCCATACCAAAACTTATCCACAATTGTTGAGGGCTAAACTTAATTGGCATATAGTTTGATCAAAATTTATCCAAGACACGTcaaaaacataattcaattgACACGGATAAAAGATAGGTAAttcataattcaattttcacaaataaaagaaaagtaaaaatctATCCAAACctatttgaagaatttttcattaataaaatttttgaagTTGAGAAAAGCATTGCACCACCTCAACACATTGATTggtataaaataaacttttcttcataattgaacaaaagtttaatttaaaaaaacaaaaagtttaattaataaatttagcctatcaacttttgaaaattggcctaa
This genomic interval carries:
- the LOC101219811 gene encoding AP-5 complex subunit zeta-1 — encoded protein: MVDRDRDWDFYLRTLSNSARDSNVANDPASDPNILQSVKKLYELCKAENSEDLVARVYPQFNKIFQRSVSSLSQSRTSNGLLLLAILQFFIDFGEVVLHDADPSLKTFFRSCLSREFADPIVAEAVLEFLNANLNKFLTSFPTLLPQFFPLLLKLIAWNGEKLEKPFLKIFPALISPGSFLPLFPSLMDFPILVVALEKVERCSGSLVGNSIASIQKSKAPEMLLALMDEAYTGSTIGDGGGDSESEDSNTLDVADPLFLELLKDENDGLSERHWNSPGMTAVIQAALNTAQSDRLEQLLNMTPRILDVYFSVALRVVNNSLICALIPLLMSRNSILFPNKDFSYKVRKRLLEFMLAAFQRSPAFIALLKKPIMDRLGEAYENPAKTELALQLCWAIGEHGGGGRSHKDAARELFESLELLLYENLLSSRLGLRQDSGDNSSGESFRRSSQSRLLCFVITAIAKLATYHRELLPRARVSLGKVARSRTSDSRVWTRAHDYLGLLSDPGVSLSILGPSKPAIEDSHNPGTVDWSQGRTKMVAHIPFYILREQEGPPFHDFSFSDILPRR